The following is a genomic window from Sphingobacterium spiritivorum.
CTTTATTTCATCGGATATGCAGCCTAAAGAATTATTTATCCATCGATTGAGACCCATACACAGAGGACTGATAGCACTGGTATTCGCTGTAGTTGTCTTTTTCGTATTTCCGAGAAATGAAAACATCATGGTTCAGCTCTTATATAGCTGGCTGGCCTTTTCGCTTACTTACCTGTTGATAGCCTGGGCGACCTTCTATACTATGCCGATTCAAAAGATTATTAAACTGGCCACCATTGAGGACGGAAGCCGGATTGTTGTCACCTTATTTATCCTGTTAGCTTCTTTCACCTGTCTTTTTGCAGTATTATTTGTAATCGAGTCCCCTACAGACAATACTTCTCTTAATATCAGCAATATAGGGATTGCTGTAGCCAGCATGATTGCCTCCTGGGCGCTCGTACATACGATTTATACATTTCATTATGCACGGCTTTATTATAATGATGAAGACAAAAAAGCAGGAGGTCTGGATTTTCCGGGATCAGAGAAACCCGATTATCTTGACTTTGCCTATTTTTCTTTTGTTTTAGGCTGTACTTTTCAGGTTTCGGATGTAGAGATATCCAGTAAAAAGATAAGACATGTGGCACTGTTTCACGGACTCCTTTCGTTTGCATTGAATACTTTTGTAGTCGCTCTGACCATTAACATAGTCGCCGGACTCATCAAATAACTCTTATCGCATCATACTGTTAATCAGCAACATTACCACCTGATACACGTTTTTGGCACCGGGTTTGTCTTTATTCTGCATATAAACAGAATCTTTAACAAACATAAAAACGTTACCACTATGAAAAAAATGATTAAGATCTTGGGGCTGTTAGTGTTCACTGTTGTTATATTTTCAGCATGTAGTAAAGATGATGATCCTGCTGACAATGACATCTTCGTAGGGAAGTACAATGGTAAAATTTCCTATACCGATCTTGGAAACAGCCAGAACAACAAACCGCTGGCAGACGGAACAGTAACCGTACAAAAATTAGGCAATTCCTATACTTTTTACTTTAACAACGATATTCCGGATCTTAAAGGAGTAGAATTTGAGAAAAAAGGAGATAACACCCTGGTTAATGTAAACTCTTCAGAAGGCGCTTTGATCCGTATTGACGCAGGAAAACTGACTATAGCATTCACAAAGGAAAATAAAATCTGGACAGCAGATTGTCAGCGATAAGCTGATATAAATCAGTCCTAAAGTTAGAAAGGGGTTCACAAGTGAACCCCTTTCTTTATATAAACAATGACTAGTATCGCTCCCAGAATGGCGGAGGCTGAATTCCTAAAGCCCGGAGATACACATACCCCTGACCACGATGATGAATTTCATTATCAATAAAGTAAAGAAGATTTTCATATACAGGTGATTTGTACTCACCAAAAAGATTAAAGGTTTCGTGAAAATCTTCTTCCTTAATCTTATCAAAATACATATCTACATCTTTGGTTACTTTATCCCATTCGTCAAGAATTTCCTGTTTTGTTTTAAGGTCTATTTTTTCGCTGTAAGGTTCCTCTACTCTATTCACTATACCTTTTAATCCGGGACCTGCGATAGAGATCAGCTCCTGTGCCATTAATGAAAACGGGCGCATAGGGCCTACTTTAAATTCAAACAAATCTTTTTCCGGAAATGCTTCTATGACCCGGCGTGTCAGGCTACGGTGTCCCTGCCAGTGTTTCAATAATTCTGCCTTGCTGATAATTTCATTTGTTTTCATATTTATCCTGTTTTGATTATGATTCAAAGTTAATCCGGACGAATGACAACAGTATGTCAACAGGAAAATGAGAAGCAATTATTTTTTGAAAATCAGGTGATGGAAGGATAAAAAGAAAGACCGGCATACTTATTCAAGTTTGCCGGTCTCTCCTGCTCCGGTGTTAAATTCCGGAATCTGTATCAGGCAGTTTCCTTACCTTTCTTCTTTACTGCAGCTTTTCCGGTATCTGTAGCTTCCGGGACAACAGCTTTCGCTTGAAATCCACGAGGGCGTTTTTTACCATAAGAACCCATAATAATTTTCCCTTTTCTTGATTTTTTATCTCCTTTACCCATATTATTATATTGTTAAGTGATGTAATAAAAATAGTTAACGATTTACAATTTAACCATTTATATCCTAAATCACAAAGAATAA
Proteins encoded in this region:
- a CDS encoding DUF1345 domain-containing protein, which encodes MQPKELFIHRLRPIHRGLIALVFAVVVFFVFPRNENIMVQLLYSWLAFSLTYLLIAWATFYTMPIQKIIKLATIEDGSRIVVTLFILLASFTCLFAVLFVIESPTDNTSLNISNIGIAVASMIASWALVHTIYTFHYARLYYNDEDKKAGGLDFPGSEKPDYLDFAYFSFVLGCTFQVSDVEISSKKIRHVALFHGLLSFALNTFVVALTINIVAGLIK
- a CDS encoding 30S ribosomal protein THX, which gives rise to MGKGDKKSRKGKIIMGSYGKKRPRGFQAKAVVPEATDTGKAAVKKKGKETA
- a CDS encoding DinB family protein, yielding MKTNEIISKAELLKHWQGHRSLTRRVIEAFPEKDLFEFKVGPMRPFSLMAQELISIAGPGLKGIVNRVEEPYSEKIDLKTKQEILDEWDKVTKDVDMYFDKIKEEDFHETFNLFGEYKSPVYENLLYFIDNEIHHRGQGYVYLRALGIQPPPFWERY